In the Patescibacteria group bacterium genome, one interval contains:
- a CDS encoding O-antigen ligase family protein, translated as MKLLTQKTNYLKIGTIFLFLLFLEITSFVGYLNPEVNVLVFSLILFFTLILSWQKLEYGIYIILAELFIGSKGYLFFLPVGEKMISLRIALFVIMMLVWGLKLIIVWFKKHSWPDNFFEIRKSKFFKYYLILALCLIWGVVWGLIRKNSLSNLFFDFNGWLYFILVIPFFDIIKTEQHIQNIFKILSASLLIVCFKTVFLFWVFTHNLVCWMQPLYRWMSDNYIGEISLMSYDFYRVFIQSQIFVLVGFFVFLVVSLRFLFKQNNGWFKNKNLAYVLTVLSSLTLLISFSRSFWVGLLAGIILLLILSKKAWPQIKISLVKIVLVLILIAVSSAVLALGLANLPKPSGEVVSLTSLVEKRLTQNEVAGMSRLNLIQPLLKAIAKHPVIGSGFGQTVTYQSLDPRNLKDNSEGWYTTFAFEWGYFDIWLKIGLVGLMVYLFLIWQIIKSGWQNRSILNISLILGLVAVLVTSFFSPYLNHPLGIGYLILCSVIFEK; from the coding sequence TAGGTTATTTAAATCCTGAAGTTAATGTTTTAGTTTTTAGTTTAATTTTATTTTTTACTTTGATTTTAAGCTGGCAAAAATTAGAATACGGAATTTACATTATTTTAGCTGAGTTATTTATTGGTTCAAAGGGTTATTTATTTTTTTTACCAGTTGGTGAAAAAATGATTTCCTTGCGGATTGCTTTATTTGTGATAATGATGTTGGTTTGGGGATTAAAACTAATTATAGTTTGGTTTAAGAAACATTCTTGGCCTGATAATTTTTTTGAAATTAGAAAATCTAAATTTTTTAAATATTATTTAATTTTGGCTTTATGTTTAATCTGGGGTGTAGTTTGGGGGTTAATTAGAAAAAATAGTTTAAGCAATCTATTTTTTGATTTTAATGGTTGGTTATATTTTATTTTAGTTATACCATTTTTTGATATTATTAAAACTGAACAACATATTCAAAATATATTTAAAATTTTATCAGCTAGCTTGTTGATAGTTTGTTTTAAAACGGTATTTTTATTCTGGGTTTTTACTCATAACTTAGTTTGCTGGATGCAACCATTATATCGTTGGATGAGCGACAATTATATTGGTGAAATTAGTCTGATGAGTTATGATTTTTATCGTGTTTTTATTCAATCACAAATTTTTGTTTTAGTTGGTTTTTTTGTATTTTTGGTTGTTAGTTTGCGTTTTTTATTTAAACAAAACAACGGCTGGTTTAAAAATAAAAATTTGGCTTACGTTCTAACTGTTTTAAGCAGTTTAACTTTATTGATTAGTTTTTCGCGCTCTTTTTGGGTGGGTCTATTGGCTGGTATAATTTTATTGTTAATTTTAAGTAAAAAAGCGTGGCCACAGATTAAAATTAGTTTAGTAAAAATAGTTTTAGTTTTAATTTTAATTGCAGTTAGTAGTGCAGTTTTGGCCTTAGGTCTAGCTAATTTGCCCAAACCTTCTGGCGAGGTGGTTTCCCTGACCAGTTTAGTCGAGAAAAGACTAACCCAAAACGAGGTGGCTGGTATGAGCCGTTTAAATTTAATTCAACCATTATTAAAAGCTATCGCTAAACATCCGGTGATTGGTTCGGGTTTTGGGCAGACGGTAACTTATCAATCCTTAGATCCTAGAAATTTAAAAGATAATTCTGAAGGTTGGTACACAACTTTCGCTTTCGAATGGGGTTATTTTGATATTTGGTTAAAAATTGGTTTGGTTGGATTGATGGTTTATTTATTTTTAATCTGGCAGATTATAAAAAGTGGCTGGCAAAATAGGTCAATTTTAAATATAAGTTTAATTCTAGGTTTAGTCGCGGTTTTAGTTACTAGTTTTTTTAGTCCGTATCTAAATCATCCCTTGGGGATTGGTTATTTAATTTTATGTTCAGTTATTTTTGAAAAATGA
- a CDS encoding SPASM domain-containing protein, translating into MKLPNLTSRFYIFFSHKVFKKWKSTLRGLYYSLTKLIYYGTFDMFAAVDIETISSCNLKCHYCPTAYYDRGQHLMSENLFKKIIDELAEIRFRGRISPHFYGEPLLDDRLSKLLLYARQKLPQADIIIHTNGLLLTKKKFDEFLKNKVDGFVITLHNDLVKNKMDQFFKLLNKKEKRKIRILKPEKMILFNRGGLVKITRAHKIKRCFYIRDEIAINYGGEVVCTNDFLAKYSFGNVKNQSLTDIWHKPKFKQIRRNLLKGKPAMNICRNCLK; encoded by the coding sequence ATGAAATTACCAAATTTAACATCAAGATTTTATATTTTTTTTAGTCATAAAGTTTTCAAAAAATGGAAATCAACCCTACGGGGTTTATATTATAGTTTAACTAAGTTGATTTATTATGGTACTTTTGATATGTTTGCAGCAGTGGATATAGAGACCATTAGTAGTTGTAATTTAAAATGCCATTATTGTCCGACAGCTTATTATGATCGTGGTCAGCATTTAATGTCAGAAAATTTGTTCAAAAAAATTATTGATGAATTGGCTGAAATTAGGTTTAGGGGTAGGATTTCACCACATTTTTATGGCGAACCATTATTAGATGATAGATTGTCTAAATTATTATTATATGCTCGACAAAAATTACCACAGGCCGATATTATTATTCATACCAATGGTTTGTTATTAACTAAAAAAAAGTTTGATGAATTTTTAAAAAATAAAGTTGATGGATTTGTAATTACCCTGCACAATGATTTAGTTAAAAATAAAATGGATCAATTTTTTAAATTATTAAATAAAAAAGAAAAACGTAAAATCAGAATTTTAAAGCCCGAAAAAATGATTTTATTTAATCGCGGTGGATTGGTTAAAATAACAAGAGCACATAAAATAAAAAGATGTTTTTATATACGCGATGAAATAGCCATTAATTATGGCGGTGAAGTGGTTTGTACTAATGATTTTTTGGCTAAATATAGTTTTGGTAATGTTAAAAATCAATCATTGACGGATATTTGGCATAAACCCAAATTTAAACAAATCAGACGAAATCTTTTAAAAGGAAAACCGGCCATGAATATTTGTCGAAATTGTTTGAAATAA
- a CDS encoding glycosyltransferase family 2 protein has product MSTTKVAISLVTWNAVKYLPWCLDSVLNQTFKDYEILIIDNASTDGTVDFIRQNYPNLKVVVNKNNLGFSQAHNQAIHWTESQYVLCLNQDVILEPDFLQQAIDFLDHNSKIGSLTGKLLTWNFDESSILPKITKSGKLDSAGLVIHKNHQIVDIGQGRRDGEQFKTGQEIFGVSGAAPIYRRQALNDVKYKNEYFDENFFMYKEDVDLAYRLRWYGWSAAYWPAVVAYHQRGAQGKENFKSTHQHRSVKSDFVNYHSYKNHWYVLIKNETLNNIFVHLPHIFWYEFKKFIYLILFEKQTLKSFKEIKKYWRLMLNKRHYILKNKKVESKEIRQWYV; this is encoded by the coding sequence ATGTCAACAACTAAAGTCGCTATTAGTTTGGTTACCTGGAACGCAGTCAAATATCTGCCATGGTGTTTGGATTCAGTTTTAAATCAAACTTTCAAGGATTATGAAATTTTAATTATTGATAATGCCTCGACTGATGGCACAGTTGATTTTATTCGACAAAACTATCCGAATTTAAAAGTAGTAGTTAATAAAAATAACTTAGGTTTTAGTCAGGCACACAATCAAGCGATTCATTGGACCGAAAGTCAATATGTTTTATGCTTAAATCAAGATGTAATTTTAGAGCCAGATTTTTTACAACAAGCCATTGATTTTTTAGATCACAATTCAAAGATTGGGAGTTTAACTGGCAAATTATTAACTTGGAATTTTGACGAATCTAGCATCTTGCCCAAAATTACCAAAAGTGGTAAGTTAGACAGCGCGGGTCTAGTCATTCATAAAAATCATCAAATAGTTGATATTGGTCAGGGACGCAGAGATGGAGAACAATTTAAAACTGGTCAGGAAATTTTTGGAGTTTCTGGCGCTGCGCCAATTTATCGTCGTCAAGCCCTAAATGATGTTAAATATAAAAACGAATATTTTGATGAAAACTTTTTTATGTACAAAGAAGATGTTGATTTAGCTTATCGTTTAAGATGGTATGGTTGGTCGGCGGCATATTGGCCAGCAGTTGTGGCTTATCATCAACGGGGTGCCCAAGGTAAAGAAAATTTTAAAAGTACTCATCAGCATCGTTCAGTTAAGTCTGATTTTGTTAATTATCATTCCTATAAAAATCACTGGTATGTTTTAATTAAAAACGAAACGCTGAACAATATATTTGTTCATTTACCGCATATCTTTTGGTACGAATTTAAAAAGTTTATTTATTTAATTCTATTTGAAAAACAAACCTTAAAAAGCTTTAAAGAAATTAAAAAATATTGGCGTTTAATGTTAAATAAGCGGCACTATATTTTAAAAAATAAAAAAGTTGAATCTAAAGAAATAAGACAATGGTATGTATAA
- a CDS encoding glycosyltransferase family 2 protein — translation MYKDVAIIIVNYKSKGLLKNCLKSIFSDLENTTLNYSVVVIDNDSQDDSEQMLIQEFPRTERIFLKNNLGYARAVNLGLKKFPAKYYFVLNPDTLFLEKKVIERLFNFMEAHPRVGLVGPKLINPDRSIQYSACRFPNFWVPIYRRTKLGKLKRASQKIDHFLMHEWDHRDTREVDWVLGTGMFVRHQAMEEVGGMDERFFMYFEDVDWCRRFKEKNWPVYYLADVEVIHYHGRPSAEMTGIKSILFSRGTRIHIASWLKYFLKYWLHK, via the coding sequence ATGTATAAAGATGTAGCTATAATCATAGTAAATTATAAATCAAAAGGCTTATTGAAAAATTGTTTAAAGTCTATTTTTAGTGATTTGGAAAATACAACTTTAAATTACAGTGTAGTCGTGATTGATAATGATTCTCAAGATGATAGCGAACAAATGTTAATTCAAGAATTTCCTCGGACTGAGAGGATTTTTTTAAAAAATAATTTAGGCTACGCTCGAGCCGTTAACCTTGGTTTGAAAAAATTTCCAGCTAAATATTATTTTGTTTTAAATCCTGATACTCTGTTTTTAGAAAAAAAAGTTATTGAGCGTTTGTTTAATTTTATGGAGGCACATCCACGAGTTGGTTTGGTTGGACCGAAATTAATTAATCCCGACCGAAGTATTCAATATTCAGCTTGTCGTTTCCCTAACTTTTGGGTACCAATTTATCGTCGAACCAAATTAGGTAAATTAAAACGAGCGAGTCAAAAAATTGATCATTTTTTAATGCATGAATGGGATCATCGTGATACTCGAGAAGTTGATTGGGTTTTGGGTACGGGTATGTTTGTGCGCCATCAGGCTATGGAAGAGGTTGGTGGTATGGACGAAAGATTTTTTATGTATTTTGAAGACGTGGATTGGTGTCGGCGTTTTAAAGAAAAGAATTGGCCAGTTTATTATTTGGCTGACGTTGAGGTTATTCATTATCATGGCCGTCCTTCAGCTGAAATGACAGGTATTAAAAGTATTTTATTTAGTCGTGGCACGCGCATACACATTGCTTCTTGGTTAAAATATTTTTTAAAATATTGGCTTCATAAATAA
- a CDS encoding DUF4012 domain-containing protein, with product MDYYTFQQQATNFLDQQINRPRWRKVKIGLTIFFCLILILIGFSIKDLFLIKNVIQNSLQAKDLIVTVQNDLMRQDYQVINQNIDQADYILNQQLSALDRLLILDKLPMVRRQVFLIENFLMLGQNTTQTLKIILPIADNLLQIISQAQSLENVLQDQRLTILNYLEANHTQLILATEKINVSQELIQIIDDYSTFKQAEELIDVYVKDLKSTYKLVGQIVDFLNIAPQALGYPQEKNYLIILQNNNELRPTGGFIGSYGILKLQNAEIKELKIDDVYNLDKLVEGDLNQSSPEPLCQHAHWCDWYLRDANWWPDFPTSAQNIIHFYQLERQVANLDLQQIDGVIAINPEFVVNLVELIGPIKINNIEFSSDNFVQLLQEEVEMTYYEKGIPQAERKEILNDLYAFIFKQILSLPLEKYLTLVNITQNNINQRNLTFYFTDQNLQNYFEQHNCTGEIKNLAGDYLMLVDTNLRSLKTDRLIQRQINYQVYPDEDDLIVQLKIHYTNLGQNEDWQTDDYRNYVRIYLPKDIGLIDSYGFIKNEGTPASAEPLIYTENNKTVLAGLIMVPLGQEKEIGFTYRLPKEISQFKDYNLYIQKQSGMQNVSLNVDLKFNKKISQTKATDVYIQQINQQQVKIENNLKQDLAIEINF from the coding sequence ATGGATTATTATACCTTTCAGCAACAAGCAACTAATTTTTTAGACCAACAAATTAACCGGCCACGCTGGCGCAAAGTTAAAATTGGCTTAACGATTTTTTTCTGTTTAATTTTAATTTTAATTGGTTTTAGTATTAAAGATTTATTTTTAATTAAAAATGTTATTCAAAACAGTTTACAAGCTAAAGATTTAATTGTCACCGTGCAAAATGATTTAATGCGTCAGGATTATCAAGTTATTAATCAAAACATCGATCAGGCTGATTACATTTTAAATCAACAATTGTCGGCGCTAGATAGATTATTAATTTTAGATAAATTGCCGATGGTTAGGCGACAGGTTTTTTTAATTGAAAATTTTTTAATGTTAGGGCAAAACACGACACAAACTTTAAAAATAATTTTACCGATAGCAGATAATTTATTGCAAATTATTAGTCAAGCCCAATCATTAGAAAATGTTTTGCAAGATCAACGTTTAACAATTTTAAATTATTTAGAAGCGAATCATACACAATTAATTTTAGCAACTGAAAAAATTAATGTTTCTCAAGAATTAATTCAAATAATTGATGATTATTCAACCTTTAAACAAGCTGAAGAATTAATTGATGTGTATGTTAAAGATTTGAAATCAACCTATAAATTAGTTGGTCAAATAGTTGATTTTTTAAATATTGCGCCACAAGCCTTGGGTTATCCTCAAGAAAAAAATTATTTAATAATTTTACAAAATAATAATGAATTAAGACCAACGGGCGGTTTTATCGGTAGTTATGGAATTTTAAAATTACAAAATGCAGAAATCAAAGAATTGAAAATAGATGACGTCTATAATCTCGATAAATTAGTTGAGGGTGATTTAAATCAATCATCCCCAGAGCCTTTGTGTCAGCACGCGCATTGGTGTGATTGGTATTTACGAGATGCCAATTGGTGGCCAGATTTTCCCACCTCAGCTCAAAATATAATTCATTTTTATCAACTCGAAAGACAAGTAGCTAATTTAGACCTACAGCAAATTGATGGGGTGATAGCGATTAATCCAGAATTTGTAGTTAATCTAGTGGAATTAATTGGTCCGATTAAAATCAATAATATAGAATTCAGTAGTGATAATTTTGTTCAACTTTTACAAGAAGAGGTTGAGATGACATATTATGAAAAGGGCATTCCGCAGGCTGAGCGTAAGGAAATTTTAAATGATTTATACGCTTTTATTTTTAAACAAATTTTAAGTTTACCTTTGGAAAAATATTTAACGCTAGTTAATATTACACAGAATAATATCAATCAACGTAATTTAACTTTTTATTTTACGGATCAAAATTTACAAAATTATTTTGAACAACATAATTGTACGGGCGAAATAAAAAATTTGGCGGGAGATTATTTGATGTTGGTGGATACTAATTTACGTAGTTTAAAAACCGATCGTTTAATTCAACGTCAAATAAATTATCAAGTTTATCCCGATGAAGATGATTTGATAGTGCAACTAAAAATTCATTATACTAATTTGGGTCAAAATGAGGATTGGCAAACCGATGATTATCGAAATTATGTTAGAATTTATTTACCCAAAGATATAGGATTAATTGACAGTTATGGTTTTATAAAAAATGAAGGTACGCCAGCCTCAGCTGAGCCTTTAATATATACAGAAAATAATAAAACCGTTTTAGCTGGTTTAATTATGGTTCCCTTGGGTCAAGAAAAAGAAATCGGATTTACATATCGTTTACCAAAAGAAATTAGTCAATTTAAAGATTATAATTTATATATTCAAAAACAATCGGGTATGCAAAATGTAAGTCTAAATGTTGATTTAAAATTTAATAAAAAAATTAGTCAAACTAAGGCTACAGATGTGTATATTCAGCAAATCAATCAACAACAAGTTAAAATTGAAAATAATTTAAAACAAGATTTGGCGATTGAAATAAATTTTTAA
- a CDS encoding rod shape-determining protein — protein sequence MFSKKIGIDLGTTNTLVHIPKRGVAINEPSVIAISKIDKKILAVGEEAKDMLGRTPDSIIASQPMKDGVIADYRATEAMLKYFINKTLTGFRFFRPEVMVCTPGGATSTEKRAVIDAAMAAGAKAAYIIKEPIAAAIGASIPIGSASGHMIVNMGGGTCEIAVISLGGIVASSSIRVAGNKFDMAILEHVRRRYNLDIGEATAEQVKINIGSALFLENKLKMRVRGRNTITGLPYTVTITSNDVTEAIQIELENIISAIKMVLRDTPPELSADVMDKGIVLAGGSSQLRKLDKLFSQALNIPVYIADEPILCVIRGIGLALDNLDSYKRSLLSNK from the coding sequence ATGTTTAGTAAAAAAATAGGTATTGATTTGGGGACAACTAACACTTTGGTCCATATTCCCAAACGTGGGGTGGCAATTAACGAACCATCGGTCATTGCTATTTCTAAAATTGATAAAAAAATATTAGCCGTAGGCGAAGAAGCTAAAGACATGTTGGGTCGCACACCAGATTCAATTATTGCTTCTCAACCCATGAAAGATGGAGTAATCGCCGATTATCGAGCCACTGAAGCTATGTTAAAATATTTTATTAATAAAACTTTAACCGGTTTTCGTTTTTTTCGTCCCGAAGTGATGGTCTGTACACCCGGCGGTGCGACTTCAACTGAAAAACGGGCGGTGATTGATGCGGCCATGGCGGCGGGGGCTAAAGCGGCTTATATTATTAAAGAACCAATTGCGGCAGCCATTGGGGCTTCTATTCCAATTGGATCAGCTTCAGGACATATGATTGTAAATATGGGTGGTGGAACTTGCGAAATTGCTGTTATTTCTTTGGGCGGTATTGTAGCTAGCAGCTCAATTCGAGTCGCTGGTAATAAATTTGATATGGCTATTTTAGAACACGTGCGTCGTCGCTATAATTTAGATATTGGCGAAGCGACCGCTGAACAAGTTAAAATTAATATTGGTTCAGCTCTTTTCTTAGAAAATAAATTAAAAATGCGAGTCAGGGGTCGCAATACTATTACGGGTTTGCCGTATACAGTGACAATTACTTCTAATGATGTAACTGAAGCTATTCAAATAGAATTAGAAAACATTATTTCTGCTATCAAAATGGTTCTACGGGATACGCCTCCAGAACTTTCGGCTGACGTGATGGATAAGGGTATTGTTTTAGCTGGTGGTTCATCACAGCTACGCAAATTAGATAAATTATTTTCTCAGGCTTTAAATATTCCAGTTTATATTGCGGATGAACCGATTTTATGTGTCATTCGAGGAATTGGTTTAGCCTTAGATAATTTGGATTCATACAAGAGAAGTTTGTTATCTAATAAATAA
- a CDS encoding glycosyltransferase family 1 protein, protein MFIGIDASRANKKHKTGVEWYAYHLIQNLKKIDSHNQYFLYTNKKLKGELGDCPANFQEVVLNWPPRYLWTQIRLSWAMKFSKYKPDVLFIPAHTIPILHPKNSIVTIHDVGFARFPKLYNWKDKLYHNWTLKFIKKHAKKIITVSQFSKQEIVKFYKIKPDKIQVIYNGFDAGNYQSVQDKNLIQLILEKYSITQPYFLNIARLEYKKNILGLIKSFEIFKNKFESAQNFKLILVGNRGAGADQILQAIEKSKFKKDILTLGWLDRRDLNYLMNGCRAFIFPSLYEGFGIPVLEAMSCGVPVITSRAASLPEVVADAALCVDPENYNDLAQKMYQIDTDENLRQELIKKGFQQIKKFSWQECAQRVLDVLTRD, encoded by the coding sequence ATGTTTATCGGTATCGACGCTTCACGCGCCAATAAAAAACATAAAACCGGAGTCGAATGGTATGCTTATCATTTAATCCAAAATTTAAAAAAAATTGATTCACACAATCAATATTTTTTATATACCAACAAAAAATTAAAAGGCGAACTAGGCGATTGCCCGGCTAATTTTCAAGAGGTAGTTTTAAATTGGCCACCACGGTATTTATGGACGCAAATTAGATTATCTTGGGCTATGAAATTTAGCAAATACAAACCAGATGTTTTATTTATTCCAGCTCACACTATTCCAATTTTACATCCGAAAAATTCAATCGTGACTATTCACGATGTGGGTTTTGCGCGTTTTCCAAAATTATATAACTGGAAAGATAAATTGTATCACAACTGGACTTTAAAATTTATCAAAAAGCATGCTAAAAAAATAATTACAGTCTCCCAATTTTCCAAACAAGAAATCGTTAAATTTTATAAAATTAAGCCAGACAAAATCCAAGTTATTTACAATGGCTTTGATGCGGGCAATTATCAATCTGTTCAAGATAAAAACTTAATTCAACTAATTTTAGAAAAATATAGCATCACTCAACCTTATTTTTTAAATATCGCACGCTTGGAATATAAAAAAAATATTTTAGGCTTAATTAAGTCTTTTGAAATTTTTAAAAATAAATTTGAATCAGCCCAAAATTTTAAATTAATTTTAGTTGGCAATAGGGGAGCTGGCGCAGATCAAATTTTACAAGCTATTGAGAAATCAAAATTTAAAAAAGACATTTTAACTTTAGGTTGGCTTGACAGAAGAGATTTAAACTATTTAATGAACGGTTGTCGAGCTTTTATTTTTCCATCTTTATACGAAGGTTTTGGCATTCCAGTTTTAGAAGCCATGTCGTGTGGCGTACCAGTGATAACTTCTCGAGCAGCTTCATTACCAGAGGTGGTCGCAGATGCTGCTTTGTGTGTTGATCCAGAAAATTATAATGATTTGGCTCAAAAAATGTATCAAATTGATACAGATGAGAATTTGCGTCAAGAATTAATTAAAAAAGGTTTTCAGCAAATTAAAAAGTTTTCTTGGCAGGAATGTGCGCAAAGAGTTTTGGATGTGTTGACAAGAGATTAA
- a CDS encoding integrase core domain-containing protein, giving the protein MSKTMPKSTIEEKLRWIKPILDGKITIKNMVQVCPFCERTLKYWLANFKQSGLAGLVNKSTRPKSHPQETSIRIKEQVIELRQETGLCAQKLAWRLNKQGIHLHHRTIGKIIKTEGLTRKYRVRKVKYKYVKAQLQPGDLVEIDVKYVPQLLGSRRFYQFTAIDCATRWRYIKIYEAQGNHLSLDFFNQVIQNFPHKILAIKTDNASIFTNRYTGYIKSIHPLNPRLHILDLECQRLNIQHYLIDPGKPAQNGHVERSHRTDQEQFYNQVKFNSFEELKYKIKLWNMYYNDLEHCALNGLTPNQALGLRVQNVCV; this is encoded by the coding sequence ATGTCTAAAACTATGCCCAAATCAACAATCGAAGAAAAACTTCGTTGGATTAAACCAATCCTTGATGGTAAAATTACCATTAAAAATATGGTTCAAGTTTGTCCCTTCTGTGAAAGGACTCTTAAGTATTGGTTAGCTAACTTTAAACAGTCTGGTTTAGCTGGTCTAGTCAACAAGTCAACTCGCCCTAAAAGCCATCCCCAAGAGACGTCTATTCGAATCAAAGAACAAGTTATTGAGTTAAGACAAGAAACAGGTCTGTGCGCTCAAAAATTAGCCTGGCGCTTAAATAAACAAGGGATTCATCTTCATCATCGCACTATTGGTAAAATCATCAAAACAGAGGGTTTAACACGTAAATATCGTGTGCGTAAAGTTAAATACAAGTATGTTAAAGCACAACTACAACCAGGTGACTTAGTTGAGATAGACGTTAAATATGTGCCTCAATTACTAGGTTCTAGGCGTTTTTACCAGTTTACAGCTATTGACTGTGCTACACGTTGGCGCTATATTAAAATCTATGAAGCCCAAGGCAATCATTTAAGTCTAGATTTTTTTAATCAAGTTATTCAAAACTTCCCTCATAAAATCTTAGCTATCAAGACTGACAATGCTTCGATCTTCACTAATCGTTATACGGGCTATATTAAAAGTATCCATCCACTTAATCCACGCCTACACATACTTGATTTAGAATGTCAAAGATTAAACATACAACATTATCTGATTGATCCTGGTAAGCCTGCTCAAAATGGACACGTAGAGCGTAGTCATCGTACCGATCAAGAACAATTCTATAACCAGGTTAAATTTAATAGTTTTGAAGAATTAAAATACAAGATTAAACTTTGGAATATGTATTACAATGATTTAGAACATTGTGCCTTAAACGGTCTAACTCCTAATCAAGCCCTTGGTTTGAGGGTGCAAAATGTATGTGTCTAA